The sequence CTGGCTCCTGCCGGAACTGTTCGACTTTCCGCGGCAACGGTGGATCGACCAGCGCGGGCTGATCGTATCAGGGCGCAATCAGGCCGAAAATGAAAAGCTGACTCTTCTATTCGGGCGGTTGCCGGCCGATCCGACGATCTTGTTGGCGACGCCGCTTGGTTTTCCTGGGCCGACGGTATTGTCCGTAGGTCTTTCGCGGGCCGAAGCGGAGCGGCAAATCCTCGCTGGCTTGCGCGATAAGGGCATCAACATCGGGGGGGAGCGACTCCGAATTACCGACAAGTTGACCGAATAGGAGCTACCTGGGGATGAATCGATTCCGGTTTAGCGCAGCTTAGGTAAATCGAGTTGCGGAATGGCGCAATCCGGGGGGGACTTGGATTTTGCGTACTAGATTAAATCAACGGACTCAACCGATCGTTGCTCTTCAATCTGGTCAAAGTGATGCACGCCGAATTTTCCAACGCGAGTTTGCTGGCGGGGCTCCGCATTCTGATTGCGGAAGATGACGAGCTGAACCGTCAGCTCCTGCAGATCATTCTGACGAGCGCCGGCGCCGAAGTGACGCAGGTGTGCGACGGGGAAGCTGCGATGTCGGTATTCGAACCTGGTCGTTACGATCTGGCGATTCTTGATCTTCGTATGCCGCGACAAGATGGCATCGCCACGATGATGAAGATGCGCGAACTGGACTGCGACTTTCCGGTCGCCGCGCTGACCGCCTGCGCCCGGTGCGAAGATCGCGCCGCTTGCCACGACGCAGGCTTCCAGCTTTACCTGACCAAACCGATTATGCCTGCGGACCTGCTGCGGGCGATTACCCTGTTGACCGAAACTCGCGTCGTCAGCAGCATCGAATAGATGCCGCTGGCATGCGGTCGGAGAAAGCCCGCCGCGATTCCGTTTAGTCAAACGCATTCCCTCGCTTGCGCTGCGGGCTATTGTTGCGCTTGTTTGGCGTCGCTTACCGCAGCGTGATCGCTTGGCGCAGCGGTTCCAAAATGTTGCCGATCACGTACTCATCCATGATCCGGCTGGCCGCCGCGTGCAGCGCGTCGAGCGTTTCGACGTAGGACTGCCCTGGGTCGAGACTGCCGTAGTTGCGCATCGTGACGTAGACGCTTAGCTGCTCTTCCGGAAACTCGCCGGTCCGAACATGGTAGGCGCTCGTGCGGGTCTCAATGCTGATCCGGCATTGCATGCGGCAATCGTCGTCAAGCGCGAACTGAATCGATGGTTCGCAGCTGACCATCCGGTGGTTGCCGACTCGGCCTAGTCTTTCAAACGCCGGCGAAAGGCCGAGCGCTTCGGCGACCAGTTGGTTGTGGTTGCCCCGATAGGTGAAGTCGAACCCATACATCAGGTTCAGCGACTCGCAATCGAGCGGACTCACCGACAACAAATAGGGAACCAGGTCCAAAACGAAGCGATGCTGCTCGATCGCGTCGTCCAGGTTCTCGATGTTGACGCAACCAGAAAGAACCCGCTTCGCCTCGACCGAAGCCCAGCGATAGTTCCCTTGATCCTTGTCCTCTTCAAGCACAAATTCTGAACGTTCGCGCGCGTAGAAATTCCGCATTAGCGGATACTTCTTACGGATTTGTTCAAAAAAGTGCAGGACCGTTTCGCGACTGCTCGGGAGGTCCATCTCCGTGTTGAGATTCATGTTGACGTAGCAGTCGTCACTCAGCGATCGGTAACCGGCCATCCGTTTTTCCTTATCGAGCGCTAGAGATGAGAGATATTCGGATAGACTAGAAAATTGTTTATCCGCTGAACCTTAGTATAGCTTTCCGCCGCATTTGGGAAAGTCCGAGATGCCTCCGTCCACTGCCCGACGAGCCGCAATTTCCCCCCTTACGTCGACTATTTTCACGATAGCAACCGAGCTGGGACCGCTGGAAATCGAAATGCTGGGAGACGTGGTCTACCGACTCCAATTTTGCGCCGATCGTCGCCGGAAGCCGAGCCGCATTTCGCTGACTCCGCGGCAGGATCAAATTGTCCAAACGCTGCAGCAATACGCCGCCGGCGAACCGGTCGATTTGTCGGCGATCGAAGTCGATCTGTCCGGCTACCCGCCGTTCGCAACGAAAGTTTATCGCGAGTGCCGCAAGATCCGCCCCGGCACGACTCTTAGCTATGGACAACTGGCCGCCAAAGCCGGTTCGCCCGGCGCGGCCAGAGCCGTCGGCAGCGCGATGGCCAAGAACCGCATCACCCTGCTGATTCCGTGCCACCGCGTGGTGGCCAGCGGCGGCAAACTGGGAGGCTACTCCGGCCCGCAAGGTTTGAAGCTGAAAGAGAAGCTGCTGCAACTCGAACAACGCTCGTAGGCTACTTGTCGAGGTCCTGAAACTCCAGAGTCCGCACTTCAAGTCCAGCCCGTCCCGCCGCAATCCCGAGCAGGCCGGCGTCGCGTCGAGCGTCTTCAAAGTCATAGGCGAATTTACCATCGAAATTGACCGTGAACTTGTTGCCGATGCCGGTCACTTCGAGCGTGTGCCACTCGTTTTCCGAGACCGACGGGAGCGAGCCGAACGTTGGGAACTTTTGCGTCCGCCCTGACTTGTAGACGACATGCCGCGGCGTGTTGATATCGAGGCGCGTCAGCGGGACCTCATAAGCCACGGGAGGATCCTTCGTCGGAAATGCGGAGCGAAACCAGATGCCGCCGCCGACGTCGCTCGTGGTAATGCGATATTCGCAGCGGAGTCGAAAATCCTTCACCGGCGTTTGCGTCAGCATCAACCGGTCCCCCCCGCTGTCCGATACCAACAGGCCGTCGACCGTTTTGAAGAACGGCTTATTGCGATCGCTGATGCGGTAGCGAACCGCCGATCCGGTCGCTCCATCCCGAAAGATCGGAGTCCAGGGGACGTTGCTCGCGGCGGGCGGTTGCGGCTTTAGTTCGCGTACGCGAATATTACGCAAATCAATCCGTTCGTAGTTGCGCTGGAATCCGATGTAGCCTGGCTCGACCGGGCTGGTCAACCGGTAATTCAGCACTTCCCGTTCGTCGATCGTCACTTTGACCAGCGGCTTTTCGTAGCGGATCAGCATCTTGTGCCACCCCGGGCTATTCGACGCCGGCAACTGCAGCGCGGAGGCGACGTTGAATAAACTGCCCGTTCGCCTGATCGGGGGCTCCTTGTCGTATTTCGGCGAATAGTCGTGCTGAAGTTGCACTTCCAGAAACGTGGAGCCGATTAGCGGTTCCCCTGGGCGACAATTCAGAAAGACGCCGCTATTGGTGTTCTCGTACAGTTGATACTCGAACTCCAGCTCGAAGTCGTCGTACTTGGTGTCGTACATGATGTAGCCCGCCTCACGCGGTCCGGTTCCCAAGCCGACGATCGCCCCATTCTCGACGATCCACTTGAGCGGCCCCTGAATCGACCAGCCGCGCATGTCCTTGCCGTTGAGGATCGAAACCCAATCCGCTGGAGCGACCGGGCTTGTTGCCGACGGTGAAGAGGGGGGTGGCGAAGCAGGGGGAGGAGTCGCCGTTCCGCTGGCGGTCGTCGCGGCCGCAGGAACTGCACCGCCAGTCTCCGTCGGCGGATTGAGCCCGTTTGGAGTCGACAGATCACGCAGGCGGATATTCTTGAGGTCGATTTGCCCTTGGTAGCGCTGAAATGCGACGTAGCCTGGCTCGCGCGCTTTTGCCAAGCGATGACTAAGAACTTGCGTGCCGTCGATTGCGACTTCGACCAGCGGCGGCTCATAGCGAATATGCATCTTGTGCCAACGATGGCTCTTCGTCGAATCTAGCTGCTCCGCCGCGGCGACGCCGAAGAGACTGCCGGTCTGCTGAATCTGTTTGAACTGCGCATTCATTGGAGCGTCATCGTCCTGCAACTGCACTTCCAGAAACGACAACCCAATCAAAGGCTCATCCGGATCTGCATTCAGAAAGACGCCGCTATTGGAATTCTCAGCCAGAAGGTAGTCGAATTCCAATTCGTACGCTGCAAACGTCGTGTTGTAGCGAATGTAGCCGGCGTCGTTCCAGCCAGCTCCTGGCCCGACGAGTACGCCATTCGCGACGCTCCACTTCTGCGGTCCTTCCACAGTCCATCCCTGCAAGTCGCGCCCGTTGAAGATCGTCACCCACGGCGCTATGGTCGTCGGAGTCGCAGGAGAAGAAGCGCCGCCCGTTGCGCCGCTGGCGACTTTGACTGCACTCGGCGATTCCCAATAGACCTCGACCGTTGACGATTCCCCACTATGAATCGTCAGTTCCGAAACGCTAGTCTTGATCCCCCCGCTCGTTTCAATCGCAAACTTGTATGGCCCCGGCGCCAGCGGTTTCGTCTGCTTTTCGCTTTCCAGAGGGATCGTCACCGTCTCGTTGGTCTTCGTGTTGACTAACTGGATCTCTTGATCGCGGAGGTGTGCGACAAAGTCGTCCCCGGTCATCGAGATAACCAGGTTGCCGTTGGGCGTCGAGATGGAGAAGATCGCACTAAGTCCAAAGTAGCCGAGCAGCGCCAGCAGCAAGGCCCCGCCGATCGCCCCGCCGTAATACATGCCGTTGCCGGAACCAGCGGCCGATCGTCTGCGACGTCCAGGCGTTGCCGGCGCAACTTGCAAGCCAGGCGCCGCCAGCGGCGGACTAACGATTTGCTGCTGCGTTTCAAAAAACGACGTGGGGGAAGTGTCGAGGATGGCTTCCGCCGCCGGAATTTGCAGCGCTACCTTGCCGTCATCGCGAAGCAGGGGGCGTACCTTTTCCAGCTCGGCGATCAGTTCGGTAGCCGACGCATAGCGTTCTTCCGGCGTTTTCGCCAAACACTTTTGATAGATCGCATCAAGCTGCGGCGGAACGTCGCTCCG is a genomic window of Blastopirellula sediminis containing:
- a CDS encoding methylated-DNA--[protein]-cysteine S-methyltransferase; its protein translation is MPPSTARRAAISPLTSTIFTIATELGPLEIEMLGDVVYRLQFCADRRRKPSRISLTPRQDQIVQTLQQYAAGEPVDLSAIEVDLSGYPPFATKVYRECRKIRPGTTLSYGQLAAKAGSPGAARAVGSAMAKNRITLLIPCHRVVASGGKLGGYSGPQGLKLKEKLLQLEQRS
- a CDS encoding family 16 glycoside hydrolase, giving the protein MTVDNRVLDLLEKWEETVADGAPVDFTVLAAGDAALADQLRRYAGSLEKLARLRQNDRVECKLNVPTPQELRSSLLLPEGLEMGTLQTHLSKADVVDADELQKLLNDAPPKNVYQFCNRLLEANLLTRFQLRAIARGQTRGLRLGRYVVQDRIGAGGMGQVFKAWHSKMDREVALKVIHSRAKNQDKALARFYQEVQASAQLRHPNIVTAFDADEADGVHFLVMEYVPGEDLNKIVGKRGPLPVTLAVDYFIQAARGLEYAHSVGVLHRDIKPANLLVSETGMLKILDMGIARLTSDDGERTGLTQEGSVMGTVDFMSPEQAVNSKGVKPQADLYSLGCAFFYMLTGRPPFEGQELMVKLLAHREKTPPSLSQLRSDVPPQLDAIYQKCLAKTPEERYASATELIAELEKVRPLLRDDGKVALQIPAAEAILDTSPTSFFETQQQIVSPPLAAPGLQVAPATPGRRRRSAAGSGNGMYYGGAIGGALLLALLGYFGLSAIFSISTPNGNLVISMTGDDFVAHLRDQEIQLVNTKTNETVTIPLESEKQTKPLAPGPYKFAIETSGGIKTSVSELTIHSGESSTVEVYWESPSAVKVASGATGGASSPATPTTIAPWVTIFNGRDLQGWTVEGPQKWSVANGVLVGPGAGWNDAGYIRYNTTFAAYELEFDYLLAENSNSGVFLNADPDEPLIGLSFLEVQLQDDDAPMNAQFKQIQQTGSLFGVAAAEQLDSTKSHRWHKMHIRYEPPLVEVAIDGTQVLSHRLAKAREPGYVAFQRYQGQIDLKNIRLRDLSTPNGLNPPTETGGAVPAAATTASGTATPPPASPPPSSPSATSPVAPADWVSILNGKDMRGWSIQGPLKWIVENGAIVGLGTGPREAGYIMYDTKYDDFELEFEYQLYENTNSGVFLNCRPGEPLIGSTFLEVQLQHDYSPKYDKEPPIRRTGSLFNVASALQLPASNSPGWHKMLIRYEKPLVKVTIDEREVLNYRLTSPVEPGYIGFQRNYERIDLRNIRVRELKPQPPAASNVPWTPIFRDGATGSAVRYRISDRNKPFFKTVDGLLVSDSGGDRLMLTQTPVKDFRLRCEYRITTSDVGGGIWFRSAFPTKDPPVAYEVPLTRLDINTPRHVVYKSGRTQKFPTFGSLPSVSENEWHTLEVTGIGNKFTVNFDGKFAYDFEDARRDAGLLGIAAGRAGLEVRTLEFQDLDK
- a CDS encoding response regulator, with protein sequence MLFNLVKVMHAEFSNASLLAGLRILIAEDDELNRQLLQIILTSAGAEVTQVCDGEAAMSVFEPGRYDLAILDLRMPRQDGIATMMKMRELDCDFPVAALTACARCEDRAACHDAGFQLYLTKPIMPADLLRAITLLTETRVVSSIE